A stretch of DNA from Pseudonocardia hierapolitana:
TCGACGCGGTCGGGCCGCGGCTGCGGGCACTGCGCCGGCAGCGCGGCATCACCCTGGCCGAGGTCGCGGCGAAGACCGGGATCTCGGAGAGCACGCTGTCCCGGCTGGAGAGCGGGCGGCGACGGGCGAACCTCGAGCTGCTGCTACCGCTGTCGAGCGCCTACGACGTCCCGCTCGACGACCTCGTCGGCGCGCCGCGCACCGGGGACCCGCGGATCCACCTGCAGCCGATCCACCGCTACGGAATGACCTTCATCCCGCTCACCCGCAGGCCCGGCGGGGTGCAGGCGTACAAGATGCTCATCCCGAGTTCGACGCGACCCGCCGAACCCACCCCGCAGACCCACAGCGGCTACGAATGGCTCTACGTCCTCAACGGACAGCTGCGGCTGGTTCTGGGCGAGCGGGACATGGTCCTGCCCCCGGGAGAGGCCGCGGAGTTCGACACCACGCTCCCGCACTGGCTGGGATCGGCCGACGGGCGCGCGGTCGAGCTGCTCATCCTGTTCGGGCTGCACGGCGAACGCGTGCACGTCCAGCCGCGCACACGATCCTGACCGCGCCGTCGCACGTCAGCGACTCCCCTCGCGGGCCGCATCGAGGTCGAGGTCGCGGCCGACCTTCCCGGTGACCAGGCTGCCGTCGGCACGCACCGGGCCCGTGCCGGAGAGGAAGAGCAGATCGCCCGCGCGCACTGCGGGGACGTAGAGCCCCGCAGGCTGCAGCGGCACCGGGAGTTCGATGCCGAGTTCGTGGATGCGTCGGGACGTGGTCGACGATGTCGTCATGAAGGCGTTCCTACCGGCAGGCAACGGTCTCCGGCATCGGTGCTGGTCGCCCATCTCGCCGTGCTCGGGCGAGCACGCGCTCGGCGACCGCCCCGTAGGCACCCGGCCCGCAACACATGGGCACCGCGCACCCATCCGCGAAACCGACCACGCCGCCACCATCGACACGTGTCGAACCCCATGACCGCGAACGTCCCGTCCGACTGGTACACCGACTTCTTCACCGAGCTGCCCAACGAGTTCTGGCGCCGGGCCGTGCCACCGGAGGCCACCGCGTCCGAGGTGGACTTCGTCTGCACCCGCATCGACCTCGCCCCGCGGTCCCGGGTGCTCGACGTGCCGTGCGGCAGCGGGCGGCACACCATCGCCCTCGCCGCTCGCGGTCACACCGTGGTCGGCGTGGACATCTCGACCGAGGCGATCGGCCACGCGCGACGCGCAGCGGCCGACGCCGGCGTCGACGTCGATCTGGTCGTCGCCGAGATGCGCGACATCCCCGCCGACGGCTCGTTCGACGCCGCCATCTGCATGGGCAACAGCTTCGGCTACCTCGATCCCGACGGCCTGCACGAGTTCGTGACGGCACTCGCCGCGGCGATCCGACCGGGTGGTGGCCTGGTCGTCGACTTCTCGGCGGCCGCCGAGTCCGTCCTGCCCGGGTTCGTCGACGACCGGCCGCGCGACATGACCGTCGGCGACATCACGGTCTCCGGGTCGAACACCTACGACGTGGTGGGCAGCAGGTTGCTGAGCCACTACCGGTTCCAGCGGGGCACCCAGGTGGTCGAGGTCACCGCTCTGCACCACGTCTACACCGTCGCGGCGCTGCGGCGACTGCTCGCCGACTGCGGCTTCACCGAGATCCAGCAGTACGGCGGGCCCGGCGGTGAGCCGTTCACGGTCGGGACCGGTCGCCTCCTGCTCACCGCGCGCCGCAGGTGAGTACCGCCAGCGCCTCCCCGCCTCCCAGCACCGAGGTCGTCAGGCGGCGTGCCGGTAGGCCGGGTAGTCGACGTAGCCGGCGTCGCCGCCCTGGTACCAGGTGTCCTGGTCGTCCCGGGCCATCGGAAGTCCTGCGCGGAGCCGCTCGACCAGGTCGGGGTTGCTGATGAAGGCCCGCCCGAAGCTGATCAGGTCGGCGCCGAGGTCGAGCCAGTGGTCGGCGGATCGACGGTCGGTGCGCTGCGCCCCCATCGGCCTGGTCGGACTGACGATCAGCGTGCCGTCCCAGATCTTGCGCAGCTGGAGCAGGGTGTCCTCGTCGGTGGTCGCCTCGAGGTGGATGTAGGCCAGGTCGAAGCGGTTCAGCTCGGCCAGCAGGGCGCTGTACAGCTCGGGGACGACGGTGTCCTCGGCGCCCCACAGCCCTGCGCCCGGAGAGAGCCGGATGCCCGTGCGCGGCCCGCCGACCGCGTCGACGGTCGCCTCGACCGCCTCCACCGCGAACCGGATGCGGTGCGCGACCGGGCCGCCGTAGGCGTCGGTGCGCAGGTTGGCGGTCGAGGAGAGGAACTGGGCGATCAGGTAACCGTTGGCGCCGTGGAGCTCGACCCCGTCGAAGCCCGCATCGACGCCGCGCCGGGCCGCGTCGGCGTACGACCGTGCCTGCTCGGGGATCTCCGCGCTGTCGAGAGCGCGTGGGACCGGCGCCTGCTGCGGGCCGTTCGGGGTGAACACCTCCCCGACCGCCGCTACGGCCGACGGTCCGACCGGCTGCAGCCCGGTGGTGCCGGGGTGCGACACGCGGCCACCGTGCATGAGCTGGGCGAAGATCCGGCCGCCGTTGACGTGGACCGCGTCGGTGACCGGACGCCATGCGGCGACGTGTTCCTCGGTGACCAGGCCCGGGGTTCCGGGGTTGGACCGACCGACGCGGTTGGGGTGCACGCCCTCGGTGACGATCAGGCCCGCGGTGGCGCGCTGCGCGTAGTAGGTCGCCATCGACGCCGTCGCCCGCCCGTCGGCGGTGGCACGGACCCGGCTCATGGGCGCCATCACGACCCTGTTCGGCAGGGCGAGGTCACCCAACTGGTAGCGATCGAACAGGCTGGTCACGGACATCTCCTCGGGGCATCTCCGCGTGCGGAAGCAACTGCGCGCTACGCTAAAACCTGACATTGACGTCAGAGGCGAGGATTTGCGTCGCGGATCACACGAGGAGGAGCCCGTGCGGATCGGGGTACTCGCGGAGCGGGCCGGAGTGAGCGTCCGGTCGCTGCGCTACTACGAGGAGCAAGGCCTGCTGACCAGCACGCGCAGCCCGAGCGGACAACGCCACTACGCCGAGGACGCGGTCGAGCGGGTGCGGTTCCTGCAACGCCTCTACACCGCCGGGCTGTCCAGCCGCACGATCGCCGAGCTGCTGCCCTGCGTCGACTCGCCCAGCGACGACAACACCGAGACCGCCTTCCGTCGGATGCTCGAGGAGCGCGACCACCTGACGACCCACATCGACGAGCTGACCCGCGCCCGCGACGCCCTCGACGAGCTGATCGAGGCCAACCGCAGCTACTACACCGCACGGGCACTGGCCTGACGCACCACGGGATGCCCGCCTCCCGGCGAACCGAACGGGACGCGGGGCCGCGTCAGGCCGTGGGCCGCATGTGCTCCTGCGCCCATTCCTCGAAGCTGGTGAGCGGGATGCCGAGGTCCCTGGCGTACTGCGGACGCGCCGGCTGGCCCGCCACGTTCAGCCATTCGTGCGAGGCGCCCATCGCCGGCATCCCGGCGGCAACGGCCTGCTCCTCGGTCATGTCCGGCGCGGACAGCCGCGTGCCGAGGGCGCGCGAGAGGACTTCGGCGATCTCCGTCATCGACAGGTAGTCGCTCGCCAGCTCCAGTTCGACCCCGTCGAACCGCTCCGGGGCGGCGATGGCCGCGGCGGCCGCCCTGCCGATGTCGTCCACCGCGACCAGGGACAGCCGGGTCCCGGGGTGGAGGACGCTCACGATGCCGCCCTCGATGCCGCGCGGGAACAGGAACGCCATGGACGGCAGGAAGTTCTCCATGAAGAAGGCCGGCTTGAGGATCGTCCAGTGCGAGAAGCCTGCCGCGCGGACCCGCTCCTGGATCGCGCTCTTGGCATCCAGGCTGGGCACCACGCCGGCCCAGCGACCCTCGGCCCATCCGGGGGTCTCGGCGTGCCGGCCGGCTCCGGAGGTGGACGTCTGCACGAACTGCGGCACTCCGGCGGCCTTCGCACCGTCGACGAGGTTGACGGCCTGAGCCACCTCCCCGGCGAAATCGAAGCCCTCGGCGGTCAGGGCGGGCGCCTGCACGGAGAAGACGGCGCGGGCGCCCTCGGCGGCCCGGATCACGGAGTCGCGGTCGTGGAGATCGCCGACGACCAGTTCCGCGCCGAGCGCCTCGACGGCCTTGGCCGGGTCGGTGGCCGGGTCCCGCACGAGGGCGCGGACGGGAACACCCGCCGCGAGCAGGGCACGCGCGGTGGCACCGCCCTGCCTGCCGGTGGCGCCTGCGACCAGTACGGGCGCGGAAACCGTGGACATGGTTCTCCTCCGGGTGGGCTTCGAATGAAAACGGTGGGGCCCGCCGTTTCGACTCCGGTACGATATGGCGAGCCCCGCCACTTAGCAACCCTGGGGGTGACGCCATGCCCGAGCGCCAGCGTGCGGACGCCCGGCGCAACTACGCACGGATCCTCGCCGTGGCCGAGGCGGAGGTCGCCGCACACGGCGCCGCTGCGTCCCTCGAGCAGATCGCCCGCACCGCGGGGGTCGGCTCGGCGACCGTGCGCAGGCACTTCCCGACCCGCCGCGCACTGCTGGAGGCGGTATCCCGGACGCGGATCGAGGCCCTGTGCGTCCGCGCCCACGACCTCACCGGCACGGGCGACAGCCACACCGCGCTCCTGGAGTGGCTGAGCGACGTCGTCGACTACTGCGTCTCCGCCCGGGGCCTGGCCGCCGCGCTGGCCTACGACGGCGCCGGGTCCGACCCGGTGCACGAGAACGCCTGCTCGGCGGCGGTGGAAGAGGCGGCAGGCCCGCTACTGCGCCGCGCCGCGCAGGACGGCGCTGTGGCGAGCGACGTCACCGTCGAAGACCTGATCACGCTGATCGTCGGCATCGTCCTGGCCACGGAGCACCACCCCGACCCCGCCACCCGGGCACACCGGCTGTTCCGGCTGACGGTGGCAGGGCTGAGCCCGCAGAGCTGAACGAGGCGCCCGGCAGGCAGCGTCGAGCGCGGTCACAGGATCAGCGCTACGCACTGCGATGTGGATGCCCTCCTGCCGGCGCCCTGGCGCCCTCGCCGGCGGCGCCGTTGCGCCGGGGAGGGCGACTCGCTGATCGGCAGTTTCCGCGCGGAAGTCCAGGGCACCCACGGGGCTCCGGCACTCGCCGGTGTCGGAACCGTCCCGATCGCTCCCAGGAGAACGATGTTCTTCCACCGCCAGGAACTCCAGTTCAGGTCCACGCCCGATCAACCCGACGCCGTGTACGCGCGCAAGCTGCAAGAGGTGCTCGGCGGCCAGTACG
This window harbors:
- a CDS encoding helix-turn-helix domain-containing protein, which encodes MSEEIEHVLDAVGPRLRALRRQRGITLAEVAAKTGISESTLSRLESGRRRANLELLLPLSSAYDVPLDDLVGAPRTGDPRIHLQPIHRYGMTFIPLTRRPGGVQAYKMLIPSSTRPAEPTPQTHSGYEWLYVLNGQLRLVLGERDMVLPPGEAAEFDTTLPHWLGSADGRAVELLILFGLHGERVHVQPRTRS
- a CDS encoding RidA family protein, with translation MTTSSTTSRRIHELGIELPVPLQPAGLYVPAVRAGDLLFLSGTGPVRADGSLVTGKVGRDLDLDAAREGSR
- a CDS encoding SAM-dependent methyltransferase, with amino-acid sequence MSNPMTANVPSDWYTDFFTELPNEFWRRAVPPEATASEVDFVCTRIDLAPRSRVLDVPCGSGRHTIALAARGHTVVGVDISTEAIGHARRAAADAGVDVDLVVAEMRDIPADGSFDAAICMGNSFGYLDPDGLHEFVTALAAAIRPGGGLVVDFSAAAESVLPGFVDDRPRDMTVGDITVSGSNTYDVVGSRLLSHYRFQRGTQVVEVTALHHVYTVAALRRLLADCGFTEIQQYGGPGGEPFTVGTGRLLLTARRR
- a CDS encoding alkene reductase, whose translation is MTSLFDRYQLGDLALPNRVVMAPMSRVRATADGRATASMATYYAQRATAGLIVTEGVHPNRVGRSNPGTPGLVTEEHVAAWRPVTDAVHVNGGRIFAQLMHGGRVSHPGTTGLQPVGPSAVAAVGEVFTPNGPQQAPVPRALDSAEIPEQARSYADAARRGVDAGFDGVELHGANGYLIAQFLSSTANLRTDAYGGPVAHRIRFAVEAVEATVDAVGGPRTGIRLSPGAGLWGAEDTVVPELYSALLAELNRFDLAYIHLEATTDEDTLLQLRKIWDGTLIVSPTRPMGAQRTDRRSADHWLDLGADLISFGRAFISNPDLVERLRAGLPMARDDQDTWYQGGDAGYVDYPAYRHAA
- a CDS encoding MerR family transcriptional regulator translates to MRIGVLAERAGVSVRSLRYYEEQGLLTSTRSPSGQRHYAEDAVERVRFLQRLYTAGLSSRTIAELLPCVDSPSDDNTETAFRRMLEERDHLTTHIDELTRARDALDELIEANRSYYTARALA
- a CDS encoding NmrA family NAD(P)-binding protein, which gives rise to MSTVSAPVLVAGATGRQGGATARALLAAGVPVRALVRDPATDPAKAVEALGAELVVGDLHDRDSVIRAAEGARAVFSVQAPALTAEGFDFAGEVAQAVNLVDGAKAAGVPQFVQTSTSGAGRHAETPGWAEGRWAGVVPSLDAKSAIQERVRAAGFSHWTILKPAFFMENFLPSMAFLFPRGIEGGIVSVLHPGTRLSLVAVDDIGRAAAAAIAAPERFDGVELELASDYLSMTEIAEVLSRALGTRLSAPDMTEEQAVAAGMPAMGASHEWLNVAGQPARPQYARDLGIPLTSFEEWAQEHMRPTA
- a CDS encoding TetR/AcrR family transcriptional regulator — translated: MPERQRADARRNYARILAVAEAEVAAHGAAASLEQIARTAGVGSATVRRHFPTRRALLEAVSRTRIEALCVRAHDLTGTGDSHTALLEWLSDVVDYCVSARGLAAALAYDGAGSDPVHENACSAAVEEAAGPLLRRAAQDGAVASDVTVEDLITLIVGIVLATEHHPDPATRAHRLFRLTVAGLSPQS